One region of Sylvia atricapilla isolate bSylAtr1 chromosome Z, bSylAtr1.pri, whole genome shotgun sequence genomic DNA includes:
- the HTR1A gene encoding 5-hydroxytryptamine receptor 1A, with amino-acid sequence MDVANNTTSPARSSEGTSGPGLAEVNLGYQVLTSLLLGTLILCAVSGNACVIAAIALERSLQTVANYLIGSLAVTDLMVSVLVLPMAALYQVLNKWTLGQVTCDIFISLDVLCCTSSILHLCAIALDRYWAITDPIDYVNKRTPRRAAVLISLTWLIGFLISIPPMLGWRTPEDRSNPDACTISKDHGYTIYSTFGAFYIPLLLMLVLYGRIFKAARFRIRKTVKKAEKKKIADTCLTLSPATVKKGNGEPGKSWRRTVEPKPGACINGAVRQGQDGTALEIIEVQHCNSSSKTHLPLPSEACGSPPPPSFERRNEKNTEAKRRMALSRERKTVKTLGIIMGTFILCWLPFFIVALVLPFCDSKCYMPEWLGAVINWLGYSNSLLNPIIYAYFNKDFQSAFKKIIKCKFCRQ; translated from the coding sequence ATGGATGTGGCCAACAACACTACCTCCCCAGCGCGCTCCTCCGAGGGGACAAGCGGCCCCGGCCTCGCCGAGGTGAACCTGGGCTACCAGGTCCtcacctctctgctcctgggcacGCTTATCCTGTGCGCCGTGAGTGGCAACGCCTGCGTGATCGCGGCCATCGCCCTGGAGCGCTCCCTGCAAACCGTGGCCAACTATTTGATCGGCTCGCTGGCCGTCACCGACCTCATGGTGTCCGTGCTGGTGCTGCCCATGGCGGCCCTCTACCAGGTGCTGAACAAGTGGACGCTGGGGCAGGTCACCTGCGACATCTTCATCTCGCTGGACGTGCTTTGCTGCACCTCTTCTATCCTGCACCTGTGCGCCATCGCCTTGGACAGGTACTGGGCCATCACGGACCCCATTGACTATGTTAACAAGCGAACTCCCCGGCGGGCGGCCGTGCTTATCAGCCTGACCTGGCTTATCGGCTTCTTGATATCCATCCCGCCCATGCTGGGCTGGAGGACGCCGGAGGACCGCTCGAACCCCGACGCCTGCACCATCAGCAAGGACCACGGGTACACCATCTACTCCACCTTCGGCGCCTTCTACATTCCGCTTCTTCTCATGCTGGTGCTCTACGGTCGCATCTTCAAGGCGGCACGCTTTAGGATCCGCAAGACAGtaaagaaagcagagaagaaaaaaatcgCCGACACCTGCCTCACTCTCTCTCCGGCCACAGTGAAGAAAGGCAACGGGGAGCCCGGCAAGAGCTGGCGGCGGACTGTAGAGCCCAAACCCGGCGCTTGTATCAACGGCGCGGTGCGGCAGGGCCAGGACGGGACCGCCCTGGAGATCATCGAGGTCCAGCACTGCAACAGTTCCTCCAAGACTCACCTGCCGCTGCCGAGCGAGGCGTGCGGCTCCCCACCGCCGCCCTCTTTCGAGAGGCGCAACGAGAAGAACACGGAAGCCAAACGGAGAATGGCTCTGTCCCGGGAGAGGAAGACTGTCAAGACCCTGGGCATCATTATGGGCACCTTTATCCTCTGCTGGCTGCCGTTCTTCATCGTGGCCCTGGTCCTGCCCTTTTGTGACAGTAAGTGCTACATGCCCGAGTGGCTGGGGGCAGTCATCAACTGGCTGGGCTACTCCAACTCCCTTCTCAACCCCATTATCTATGCCTATTTCAACAAAGACTTCCAAAgtgcttttaagaaaattatCAAGTGCAAATTTTGCCGGCAGTGA